One part of the Neoarius graeffei isolate fNeoGra1 chromosome 2, fNeoGra1.pri, whole genome shotgun sequence genome encodes these proteins:
- the golt1bb gene encoding golgi transport 1Bb produces MISLTDSQKIGMGLTGFGVFFLFFGMILFFDKALLAIGNILFVAGLSFVIGLERTFRFFFQKHKVKATSFFLGGVFVVLIGWPIIGVVLEIYGFFLLFRGFFPVVVGFIRRIPILGSLLNLPGISGLVDKVGESNAMV; encoded by the exons ATGATCTCCTTAACAGACTCGCAGA AAATCGGGATGGGATTAACAGGCTTCGGCgtgtttttccttttctttggGATGATCCTGTTCTTCGATAAAGCTCTACTGGCCATAGGAAAC atctTGTTTGTTGCAGGTCTGTCATTTGTTATTGGCCTGGAGCGCACCTTCAGATTTTTCTTTCAGAAGCACAAAGTAAAAGCTACGAGTTTCTTTTTGGGAGGAGTGTTTGTGGTGTTGATCGGATGGCCCATCATCGGTGTGGTGTTGGAGATTTATGGCTTCTTCCTCCTTTTCAG GGGCTTCTTCCCAGTGGTCGTGGGCTTCATCAGAAGAATACCTATTCTCGGGTCTCTGCTTAATCTCCCTGGCATCAGTGGG CTGGTGGACAAAGTTGGTGAAAGCAACGCCATGGTATAA
- the ldhbb gene encoding L-lactate dehydrogenase B-B chain isoform X1: protein MMISWWYLYLGAQSIYRKVLNIASVLQKLITPLISGPVEPPRNKVTVVGVGQVGMACAVSILLQELADELALVDVMEDKLKGEMLDLQHGSLFFKTPKIVSGKDYSVTANSHIVVVTAGVRQQEGESRLNLVQRNINVFKHIIPQIIKYSPNCILIVVSNPVDVLTYVTWKLSGLPKHRIIGSGTNLDSARFRYLMAERLGVHPSSFNGWILGEHGDSSVPVWSGANIAGVNLQKLNPNIGKDNDRENWKETHKMVVNSAYEVIRLKGYTNWAIGLSVADLTESLIKNLNRVHPISTMVQGMYGISDQVFLSLPCVLNRRGVSSVVNLNLTQDEVSQLKKSADTLWNIQKGLKDL, encoded by the exons ATGATGATTTCATGGTGGTATTTGTACCTGGGAGCTCAAAGCATCTACAGGAAAG TGTTAAACATAGCATCGGTGTTGCAGAAGCTCATCACCCCCCTCATCAGTGGACCAGTTGAGCCTCCCAGGAACAAGGTGACGGTGGTGGGAGTGGGTCAGGTGGGCATGGCATGTGCTGTCAGCATCCTGCTGCAG GAGCTGGCTGATGAATTGGCCCTGGTGGATGTGATGGAAGACAAGCTAAAAGGAGAGATGTTGGACCTGCAGCATGGAAGTCTCTTTTTCAAAACTCCGAAAATCGTCTCAGGAAAAG ACTACTCAGTGACCGCAAACTCGCACATCGTGGTGGTGACAGCAGGTGTACGCCAGCAGGAGGGTGAAAGCAGGCTTAACCTTGTCCAAAGGAACATCAATGTCTTCAAGCACATAATCCCACAAATAATCAAATACAGCCCCAACTGCATCCTCATTGTGGTGTCTAACCCAG TGGACGTTTTGACCTATGTGACCTGGAAGCTGAGTGGCCTACCCAAACACCGCATCATCGGCAGTGGCACTAATTTGGATTCAGCACGTTTTCGGTACCTGATGGCGGAACGACTGGGAGTCCACCCGAGCAGCTTTAATGGCTGGATCCTGGGAGAACACGGTGACTCCAGTG TTCCTGTTTGGAGTGGGGCAAATATAGCAGGTGTGAACCTCCAGAAACTGAACCCAAACATTGGCAAAGACAATGACAGGGAGAACTGGAAAGAGACTCACAAGATGGTCGTTAACAG TGCCTATGAGGTGATCAGACTGAAAGGCTACACTAACTGGGCTATTGGACTGAGTGTAGCAGATCTGACAGAGAGTCTCATTAAAAACCTGAACAGAGTTCATCCCATTTCTACGATGGTCCAG GGGATGTATGGGATCAGTGACCAAGTGTTCTTGAGCCTCCCGTGTGTGTTGAACAGAAGAGGCGTGAGTAGCGTGGTCAACCTGAACCTGACCCAGGACGAGGTGTCTCAGCTGAAGAAAAGCGCAGACACACTGTGGAACATTCAAAAAGGCCTAAAAGATCTGTAA
- the ldhbb gene encoding L-lactate dehydrogenase B-B chain isoform X2 yields the protein MPSRTAGDFMLNIASVLQKLITPLISGPVEPPRNKVTVVGVGQVGMACAVSILLQELADELALVDVMEDKLKGEMLDLQHGSLFFKTPKIVSGKDYSVTANSHIVVVTAGVRQQEGESRLNLVQRNINVFKHIIPQIIKYSPNCILIVVSNPVDVLTYVTWKLSGLPKHRIIGSGTNLDSARFRYLMAERLGVHPSSFNGWILGEHGDSSVPVWSGANIAGVNLQKLNPNIGKDNDRENWKETHKMVVNSAYEVIRLKGYTNWAIGLSVADLTESLIKNLNRVHPISTMVQGMYGISDQVFLSLPCVLNRRGVSSVVNLNLTQDEVSQLKKSADTLWNIQKGLKDL from the exons ATGCCTTCAAGAACAGCTGGTGATttca TGTTAAACATAGCATCGGTGTTGCAGAAGCTCATCACCCCCCTCATCAGTGGACCAGTTGAGCCTCCCAGGAACAAGGTGACGGTGGTGGGAGTGGGTCAGGTGGGCATGGCATGTGCTGTCAGCATCCTGCTGCAG GAGCTGGCTGATGAATTGGCCCTGGTGGATGTGATGGAAGACAAGCTAAAAGGAGAGATGTTGGACCTGCAGCATGGAAGTCTCTTTTTCAAAACTCCGAAAATCGTCTCAGGAAAAG ACTACTCAGTGACCGCAAACTCGCACATCGTGGTGGTGACAGCAGGTGTACGCCAGCAGGAGGGTGAAAGCAGGCTTAACCTTGTCCAAAGGAACATCAATGTCTTCAAGCACATAATCCCACAAATAATCAAATACAGCCCCAACTGCATCCTCATTGTGGTGTCTAACCCAG TGGACGTTTTGACCTATGTGACCTGGAAGCTGAGTGGCCTACCCAAACACCGCATCATCGGCAGTGGCACTAATTTGGATTCAGCACGTTTTCGGTACCTGATGGCGGAACGACTGGGAGTCCACCCGAGCAGCTTTAATGGCTGGATCCTGGGAGAACACGGTGACTCCAGTG TTCCTGTTTGGAGTGGGGCAAATATAGCAGGTGTGAACCTCCAGAAACTGAACCCAAACATTGGCAAAGACAATGACAGGGAGAACTGGAAAGAGACTCACAAGATGGTCGTTAACAG TGCCTATGAGGTGATCAGACTGAAAGGCTACACTAACTGGGCTATTGGACTGAGTGTAGCAGATCTGACAGAGAGTCTCATTAAAAACCTGAACAGAGTTCATCCCATTTCTACGATGGTCCAG GGGATGTATGGGATCAGTGACCAAGTGTTCTTGAGCCTCCCGTGTGTGTTGAACAGAAGAGGCGTGAGTAGCGTGGTCAACCTGAACCTGACCCAGGACGAGGTGTCTCAGCTGAAGAAAAGCGCAGACACACTGTGGAACATTCAAAAAGGCCTAAAAGATCTGTAA
- the ldhbb gene encoding L-lactate dehydrogenase B-B chain isoform X3, producing the protein MPSRTAVLNIASVLQKLITPLISGPVEPPRNKVTVVGVGQVGMACAVSILLQELADELALVDVMEDKLKGEMLDLQHGSLFFKTPKIVSGKDYSVTANSHIVVVTAGVRQQEGESRLNLVQRNINVFKHIIPQIIKYSPNCILIVVSNPVDVLTYVTWKLSGLPKHRIIGSGTNLDSARFRYLMAERLGVHPSSFNGWILGEHGDSSVPVWSGANIAGVNLQKLNPNIGKDNDRENWKETHKMVVNSAYEVIRLKGYTNWAIGLSVADLTESLIKNLNRVHPISTMVQGMYGISDQVFLSLPCVLNRRGVSSVVNLNLTQDEVSQLKKSADTLWNIQKGLKDL; encoded by the exons ATGCCTTCAAGAACAGCTG TGTTAAACATAGCATCGGTGTTGCAGAAGCTCATCACCCCCCTCATCAGTGGACCAGTTGAGCCTCCCAGGAACAAGGTGACGGTGGTGGGAGTGGGTCAGGTGGGCATGGCATGTGCTGTCAGCATCCTGCTGCAG GAGCTGGCTGATGAATTGGCCCTGGTGGATGTGATGGAAGACAAGCTAAAAGGAGAGATGTTGGACCTGCAGCATGGAAGTCTCTTTTTCAAAACTCCGAAAATCGTCTCAGGAAAAG ACTACTCAGTGACCGCAAACTCGCACATCGTGGTGGTGACAGCAGGTGTACGCCAGCAGGAGGGTGAAAGCAGGCTTAACCTTGTCCAAAGGAACATCAATGTCTTCAAGCACATAATCCCACAAATAATCAAATACAGCCCCAACTGCATCCTCATTGTGGTGTCTAACCCAG TGGACGTTTTGACCTATGTGACCTGGAAGCTGAGTGGCCTACCCAAACACCGCATCATCGGCAGTGGCACTAATTTGGATTCAGCACGTTTTCGGTACCTGATGGCGGAACGACTGGGAGTCCACCCGAGCAGCTTTAATGGCTGGATCCTGGGAGAACACGGTGACTCCAGTG TTCCTGTTTGGAGTGGGGCAAATATAGCAGGTGTGAACCTCCAGAAACTGAACCCAAACATTGGCAAAGACAATGACAGGGAGAACTGGAAAGAGACTCACAAGATGGTCGTTAACAG TGCCTATGAGGTGATCAGACTGAAAGGCTACACTAACTGGGCTATTGGACTGAGTGTAGCAGATCTGACAGAGAGTCTCATTAAAAACCTGAACAGAGTTCATCCCATTTCTACGATGGTCCAG GGGATGTATGGGATCAGTGACCAAGTGTTCTTGAGCCTCCCGTGTGTGTTGAACAGAAGAGGCGTGAGTAGCGTGGTCAACCTGAACCTGACCCAGGACGAGGTGTCTCAGCTGAAGAAAAGCGCAGACACACTGTGGAACATTCAAAAAGGCCTAAAAGATCTGTAA
- the slc25a3b gene encoding solute carrier family 25 member 3b isoform X1, with protein MYPNTLLHLARANPFSAPLFTLQKTEEPSRPAADGQARRLAAASVAETGDSCEFGSGKYYALCGFGGILSCGLTHTAVVPLDLVKCRLQVDPAKYKTIFTGFSVTIREDGVRGLAKGWAPTFIGYSMQGLCKFGFYEVFKILYGDLLGEENAYLWRTSLYLAASASAEFFADIALAPMEACKVRIQTQPGYANTLRECAPKMYAEEGLWAFYKGVVPLWMRQIPYTMMKFACFERTVEMLYKYVVPKPRSECSKPEQLVVTFIAGYIAGVFCAIVSHPADSVVSVLNKEKGSTAAQVLKKLGPMGVWKGLFARIIMIGTLTALQWFIYDSVKVYFRLPRPPPPEMPESLKKKLGLTE; from the exons ATGTACCCTAACACGCTGCTCCATCTAGCCCGTGCAAACCCCTTCAGCGCCCCGCTGTTCACGCTTCAGAAGACGGAGGAGCCGTCACGGCCAGCCGCTGATGGACAGGCCCGGAGACTGGCAGCAGCTTCAGTGGCTG AGACGGGTGATAGCTGTGAGTTTGGTTCAGGGAAATACTACGCACTCTGCGGCTTTGGGGGCATCTTGAGCTGCGGTCTCACGCACACAGCTGTAGTGCCCCTTGACTTGGTCAAATGTCGGCTTCAG gTTGACCCTGCAAAGTACAAGACTATCTTTACTGGATTCTCAGTCACAATCAGGGAAGATGGTGTTCGGGGGCTCGCTAAAGGATGGGCTCCCACCTTCATTGGATACTCCATGCAAGGTCTCTGCAAGTTTGGCTTCTATGAGGTGTTCAAGATCCTGTATGGTGATCTGCTTGGGGAG GAAAATGCCTACTTGTGGAGAACCTCTCTGTACCTTGCAGCCTCTGCTAGTGCAGAGTTCTTTGCTGATATAGCTCTGGCCCCTATGGAGGCGTGTAAAGTGCGCATCCAGACCCAGCCTGGCTATGCCAACACCCTGAGGGAGTGTGCCCCCAAGATGTATGCTGAGGAGGGTCTCTGGGC GTTCTACAAGGGTGTGGTTCCACTATGGATGAGGCAGATTCCCTACACCATGATGAAGTTTGCCTGCTTTGAGCGCACAGTTGAGATGCTCTACAAGTACGTGGTGCCCAAACCCCGCAGTGAGTGCAGCAAGCCTGAGCAGCTGGTGGTCACCTTTATAGCTGGTTACATTG CTGGTGTGTTCTGTGCCATTGTGTCCCACCCTGCTGACTCTGTGGTGTCTGTGCTGAACAAGGAGAAGGGAAGCACAGCAGCTCAAGTGCTGAAGAAGCTTGGGCCCATGG gTGTGTGGAAGGGTCTGTTTGCCCGTATCATTATGATCGGTACCCTGACTGCCCTGCAGTGGTTCATCTATGACTCTGTGAAGGTGTACTTCCGCCTGCCCCGCCCTCCTCCACCTGAGATGCCAGAGTCTCTGAAGAAGAAGCTGGGTCTCACAGAGTAG
- the slc25a3b gene encoding solute carrier family 25 member 3b isoform X2, with translation MYPNTLLHLARANPFSAPLFTLQKTEEPSRPAADGQARRLAAASVAEGDSCEFGSQKYFILCGFGGILSCGTTHTAVVPLDLVKCRIQVDPAKYKTIFTGFSVTIREDGVRGLAKGWAPTFIGYSMQGLCKFGFYEVFKILYGDLLGEENAYLWRTSLYLAASASAEFFADIALAPMEACKVRIQTQPGYANTLRECAPKMYAEEGLWAFYKGVVPLWMRQIPYTMMKFACFERTVEMLYKYVVPKPRSECSKPEQLVVTFIAGYIAGVFCAIVSHPADSVVSVLNKEKGSTAAQVLKKLGPMGVWKGLFARIIMIGTLTALQWFIYDSVKVYFRLPRPPPPEMPESLKKKLGLTE, from the exons ATGTACCCTAACACGCTGCTCCATCTAGCCCGTGCAAACCCCTTCAGCGCCCCGCTGTTCACGCTTCAGAAGACGGAGGAGCCGTCACGGCCAGCCGCTGATGGACAGGCCCGGAGACTGGCAGCAGCTTCAGTGGCTG AGGGAGACAGCTGTGAATTTGGTTCACAGAAGTATTTCATCCTGTGTGGCTTCGGTGGGATTCTGAGTTGTGGCACCACACACACAGCGGTGGTGCCACTCGACTTGGTTAAATGCAGGATACAG gTTGACCCTGCAAAGTACAAGACTATCTTTACTGGATTCTCAGTCACAATCAGGGAAGATGGTGTTCGGGGGCTCGCTAAAGGATGGGCTCCCACCTTCATTGGATACTCCATGCAAGGTCTCTGCAAGTTTGGCTTCTATGAGGTGTTCAAGATCCTGTATGGTGATCTGCTTGGGGAG GAAAATGCCTACTTGTGGAGAACCTCTCTGTACCTTGCAGCCTCTGCTAGTGCAGAGTTCTTTGCTGATATAGCTCTGGCCCCTATGGAGGCGTGTAAAGTGCGCATCCAGACCCAGCCTGGCTATGCCAACACCCTGAGGGAGTGTGCCCCCAAGATGTATGCTGAGGAGGGTCTCTGGGC GTTCTACAAGGGTGTGGTTCCACTATGGATGAGGCAGATTCCCTACACCATGATGAAGTTTGCCTGCTTTGAGCGCACAGTTGAGATGCTCTACAAGTACGTGGTGCCCAAACCCCGCAGTGAGTGCAGCAAGCCTGAGCAGCTGGTGGTCACCTTTATAGCTGGTTACATTG CTGGTGTGTTCTGTGCCATTGTGTCCCACCCTGCTGACTCTGTGGTGTCTGTGCTGAACAAGGAGAAGGGAAGCACAGCAGCTCAAGTGCTGAAGAAGCTTGGGCCCATGG gTGTGTGGAAGGGTCTGTTTGCCCGTATCATTATGATCGGTACCCTGACTGCCCTGCAGTGGTTCATCTATGACTCTGTGAAGGTGTACTTCCGCCTGCCCCGCCCTCCTCCACCTGAGATGCCAGAGTCTCTGAAGAAGAAGCTGGGTCTCACAGAGTAG